The Candidatus Peregrinibacteria bacterium genome window below encodes:
- a CDS encoding AAA family ATPase: MKAEKFTLKLSEALQEAQSSANVLSHAFVTNYHLLKAFLEQENGIVPQILLKIGIKPDIVLNAVQQKINTLPKTEGAELSFEKEVQKVLLEAEKIMAKMKEEFLSVDHVFLAMATVKGTSIKNEIFDAYAITAGEIEKVVSLLRETSSVQGREGGEHQGKALEKYGINLTKLAAEGKIDPVIGRDDEIRRTIQILSRRTKNNPVLIGDPGVGKTAIVEGLSKKIIDRDVPDALINKEIISLDMGAILAGAMYRGDFEKRLKEVIKEVEKSSGQIILFIDELHTIVGAGKTEGSPDAGNLLKPALARGSLHAIGATTIKEYRQHIEKDAALERRFQPVLVDQPSVEDTIAILRGIKERYEMHHGIRISDPAIIAAAELSNRYISDRQLPDKAIDLIDEAASALKMELTSEPVELERKKKKLITLEIEKEALKKEKDAVSKKRFSEVQEDIANLREEVKAFELTFRQEKGKLTNVAALREEYEKAKFEAQKSERESNLQRAAELRYGVLPGLEKKIQAAEKEIEKLQEKGKSYLREVVIPEDIAAVISKWTGIPVTKLVESEKQKLLRLEEELSKAVVSQKDAIHSVANAIRRSRAGLSDEHKPVGSFLFLGPTGVGKTQLAKALATFLFNDEHAMIRIDMSEYMEKFSIQRLIGAPPGYVGYEEGGQLTDAVRRKPFSVILFDEIEKAHPDIWNVLLQVLDDGRLTDSKGRTVDFKNTIIIMTSNIGSHLILEEKSEKVSAILRQQIVEILRKSFRPEFLNRLNDIVIFEKLNKKDIAQIVDLELQKVVHRLAQKGLKVEFDPTITEYLLATGFDPQFGARSLKRIIEKEVVDELAKILLEGKIDTEKEMKVKVEKRKVVVG; this comes from the coding sequence ATGAAAGCAGAAAAATTCACGCTTAAGCTTTCTGAAGCTCTTCAAGAAGCACAATCATCGGCAAATGTTTTGAGTCATGCCTTCGTTACGAATTATCATCTCCTCAAGGCATTTCTTGAACAAGAAAATGGAATTGTTCCACAAATTCTTCTCAAAATTGGAATAAAGCCGGATATTGTTTTGAATGCCGTACAGCAAAAAATAAACACGCTTCCAAAAACTGAAGGAGCGGAATTATCTTTTGAAAAAGAAGTACAAAAAGTTTTGCTCGAAGCAGAAAAAATTATGGCGAAAATGAAGGAAGAATTTCTTTCTGTTGATCATGTTTTTCTCGCAATGGCAACGGTGAAAGGCACTTCGATAAAAAATGAAATTTTCGATGCCTACGCTATTACCGCTGGAGAGATTGAAAAGGTCGTGAGTCTCCTCCGAGAAACTTCTTCAGTTCAGGGAAGAGAAGGAGGAGAGCATCAAGGAAAAGCTCTGGAGAAATATGGAATCAATCTTACGAAACTTGCCGCAGAAGGAAAAATTGATCCCGTCATCGGACGAGATGATGAAATTCGCCGAACGATTCAAATTCTTTCTCGTCGGACAAAAAATAATCCCGTTCTCATCGGAGATCCGGGAGTCGGAAAAACGGCGATTGTGGAAGGTCTTTCAAAAAAAATTATTGATCGCGATGTTCCCGATGCACTCATAAACAAGGAAATTATTTCTCTCGATATGGGAGCAATTCTAGCCGGAGCGATGTATCGTGGTGATTTTGAAAAGCGACTCAAAGAAGTGATCAAAGAAGTAGAGAAATCGAGTGGGCAGATTATTTTGTTTATTGATGAACTCCACACCATTGTCGGCGCCGGAAAAACGGAAGGCTCCCCTGATGCAGGGAATCTTCTCAAACCAGCTCTCGCTCGTGGTTCGCTTCACGCAATCGGCGCGACAACAATTAAGGAATATCGCCAGCATATAGAAAAAGATGCCGCGCTCGAACGAAGATTTCAGCCAGTTCTTGTTGATCAGCCGAGCGTCGAAGATACCATTGCCATTCTTCGTGGAATAAAAGAACGCTACGAAATGCACCATGGCATTCGTATTTCTGATCCCGCAATTATTGCGGCGGCAGAACTTTCCAATCGATATATTTCTGATCGCCAACTTCCCGATAAAGCTATTGATCTTATCGACGAGGCCGCATCCGCTCTCAAAATGGAACTCACGAGCGAACCTGTGGAACTCGAACGGAAAAAGAAAAAGCTCATCACTCTCGAAATTGAAAAAGAAGCACTGAAAAAAGAGAAAGATGCGGTGAGCAAAAAACGTTTTTCTGAAGTTCAGGAAGATATTGCGAATCTGAGAGAAGAGGTGAAAGCGTTTGAACTTACGTTTCGTCAGGAAAAGGGAAAACTCACAAATGTGGCGGCTCTTCGAGAAGAGTATGAAAAAGCGAAGTTTGAAGCTCAGAAAAGCGAAAGAGAATCGAATCTTCAAAGAGCTGCAGAACTGAGGTACGGTGTTCTCCCGGGACTCGAGAAAAAAATTCAAGCTGCAGAAAAGGAAATCGAAAAACTCCAAGAAAAAGGAAAATCATATCTTCGAGAAGTCGTTATTCCAGAAGATATTGCGGCAGTAATTTCCAAATGGACCGGAATTCCCGTCACCAAACTCGTGGAATCAGAAAAGCAAAAACTTCTTCGACTCGAAGAAGAATTGTCGAAGGCAGTCGTCAGCCAAAAAGACGCCATTCATTCCGTTGCAAATGCCATTCGTCGTTCGCGAGCTGGGCTTTCGGATGAACATAAACCCGTGGGATCATTTCTCTTTCTCGGACCAACGGGAGTCGGAAAAACTCAGCTTGCCAAAGCGCTCGCAACATTTTTGTTTAATGACGAACATGCGATGATTCGCATTGATATGTCGGAATACATGGAGAAATTTTCCATTCAACGTCTTATTGGTGCGCCTCCGGGATATGTCGGTTACGAAGAAGGAGGTCAGCTCACCGATGCGGTTCGAAGAAAACCATTTAGCGTCATTTTATTTGATGAAATTGAAAAAGCTCATCCAGATATATGGAATGTGCTTTTGCAGGTTTTGGATGATGGACGACTCACGGATTCAAAAGGACGAACGGTGGATTTCAAAAATACGATTATTATCATGACATCAAATATCGGCTCTCATCTGATTCTCGAAGAAAAGAGCGAAAAAGTTTCCGCAATTCTTCGCCAGCAAATAGTTGAAATTCTCCGAAAATCATTCCGCCCAGAATTTTTAAATCGTCTCAATGACATTGTGATTTTTGAAAAGTTGAACAAGAAAGATATTGCTCAAATTGTTGATCTTGAGCTCCAAAAAGTGGTGCACCGTTTGGCGCAGAAAGGGCTCAAAGTGGAGTTTGATCCAACAATTACCGAATATCTTCTCGCGACAGGGTTTGATCCGCAATTCGGCGCACGTTCTCTCAAACGAATTATTGAAAAAGAAGTCGTGGACGAACTCGCGAAGATTCTTCTCGAAGGGAAAATCGACACGGAGAAGGAGATGAAAGTGAAGGTGGAGAAGAGGAAGGTGGTGGTGGGGTAG
- a CDS encoding DUF11 domain-containing protein — translation MSAASQTSDDASIYRQFPDEVGKSDSLLDLEFGWVSCQDSDGGMNQFERGTVNATLRLGRHNKDFVFRDYNIGHNNLIIEFYCREEKPKRKIIACEFGRGNGACIQPVSTADVGISKTADRQSTTLGAVVTYTLDYINLGPKATTEVQISDALDEHLGNIQFVSVPSGVNCALSGTGFECADANIFGVGEVRQVVYTAQALVAGSGMNTVEIVSNLEDPDAANNTDEVIVEIANPPSADVSILKTADHTDATLGDVVTYTLEYTNLGASSTTGVRIVDAFDEHLGNIIFVATPSSVSCVMGVGSFECTDAIIFSVGEVRQIVYTAEAIVAGSGINVVEVSSDLEDPNGANNTDDFMVVIQNPPSADVAVTKTADLQNVLVNGVVTYTVSYVNLGPDFATVQLTDTLDAHFGNVQFVTVPAGVNCVLSGTGFECADANEFGGNEVREIVYTAEALVVGVGMNSIVISSDVFDPDLGNNAQDISVQVTEPEPTSITFAMSNDPVEFIPGTTDAVFGTFSVINNSREPIHIAEEHTMLKVNYGSCTITDAFDTFANVALVDVQSGETVLGPVYLSYINGAPIAVFPQGFDMQVGATSNFNITGVVTSLANVGCQFTFELLMPEMEIHGLTSGTISTGGPAGTGPHQILPVENPVGGTITIIPETFSLTQISTADHSYTAGTNEALVWNGVLTSNVSEDLSLGALTFENVETGNAGKLSLCHLFRRDGNESAFFDLGGVSLDANNHFVSSAEGSQIRAKAHVELRVLCDVSADVSETNTVQLNLNAAESAFENAAGEVRHLKNDPTTRGWKNYLHE, via the coding sequence GTGTCTGCTGCAAGTCAAACTTCTGATGACGCTAGTATATATCGCCAGTTTCCAGATGAAGTTGGAAAAAGTGATAGCCTTCTCGATTTGGAATTTGGATGGGTATCTTGTCAAGATTCTGACGGAGGGATGAATCAGTTTGAAAGGGGGACGGTAAATGCGACATTACGCCTCGGAAGGCACAATAAAGATTTTGTCTTTCGAGATTATAATATTGGTCACAATAACCTCATTATTGAATTTTATTGTCGTGAAGAAAAACCAAAACGAAAAATTATTGCCTGTGAATTTGGTCGAGGAAATGGAGCATGTATTCAGCCAGTATCAACGGCCGATGTTGGCATTTCAAAAACTGCAGATCGTCAAAGTACGACTCTCGGAGCGGTCGTTACCTACACTCTTGATTATATAAATCTTGGTCCAAAAGCCACAACAGAAGTCCAAATATCTGATGCACTTGATGAACATCTCGGCAATATTCAATTTGTTTCTGTGCCAAGTGGAGTGAATTGTGCTTTGAGTGGAACAGGATTTGAATGTGCTGATGCAAATATATTTGGAGTGGGAGAAGTGCGACAAGTGGTATATACCGCCCAAGCCCTCGTGGCAGGCTCTGGGATGAATACAGTAGAAATCGTCTCAAATCTCGAAGATCCAGATGCAGCCAATAACACTGATGAAGTAATTGTTGAGATTGCAAACCCGCCATCTGCTGATGTCAGCATTCTTAAAACTGCTGATCATACCGATGCAACTCTTGGTGATGTAGTAACGTATACTCTCGAATATACAAATCTTGGAGCAAGCTCTACAACTGGAGTTCGAATTGTTGATGCGTTTGATGAACATTTGGGAAATATAATTTTTGTAGCAACTCCAAGTTCTGTGAGCTGTGTTATGGGAGTTGGATCTTTTGAGTGCACCGATGCTATTATATTCAGTGTTGGAGAAGTGCGACAAATTGTGTATACAGCGGAAGCAATTGTCGCAGGAAGCGGAATAAATGTTGTAGAAGTAAGTTCTGACCTCGAAGATCCCAATGGAGCAAATAATACTGATGATTTCATGGTGGTAATTCAAAATCCTCCAAGTGCTGACGTTGCAGTGACAAAAACTGCAGACCTTCAAAATGTTCTCGTGAATGGAGTGGTGACCTACACGGTGAGTTATGTAAATCTTGGTCCTGACTTTGCAACGGTACAACTTACAGATACTCTTGATGCCCATTTCGGAAATGTACAATTTGTGACTGTTCCAGCTGGAGTAAATTGTGTTCTGAGTGGAACTGGATTTGAATGTGCAGATGCAAATGAGTTTGGAGGAAACGAAGTGAGAGAGATCGTGTATACAGCAGAAGCCCTAGTTGTGGGAGTAGGAATGAATAGTATCGTGATTAGTTCAGATGTTTTTGATCCAGATCTCGGAAATAATGCACAAGATATTTCTGTGCAAGTTACAGAGCCAGAGCCAACTTCTATCACTTTTGCCATGAGTAATGATCCCGTAGAATTTATTCCCGGAACGACGGATGCCGTCTTTGGAACATTTTCCGTAATCAATAATTCTCGAGAACCAATTCATATTGCAGAAGAACATACGATGCTTAAGGTAAATTATGGAAGTTGCACCATTACCGATGCCTTTGATACCTTCGCCAATGTCGCGCTTGTAGATGTTCAAAGTGGAGAAACAGTTCTCGGACCAGTATATTTGTCATATATCAATGGAGCTCCGATCGCGGTATTTCCTCAAGGATTTGATATGCAAGTTGGCGCAACTTCCAATTTCAACATTACGGGAGTGGTAACCTCACTTGCAAATGTTGGATGCCAATTTACTTTTGAACTTCTCATGCCAGAAATGGAAATTCATGGTCTCACTTCTGGAACAATTTCCACCGGTGGACCTGCTGGAACCGGACCACATCAAATTTTACCGGTAGAAAATCCGGTTGGAGGAACAATTACGATTATTCCAGAAACATTCTCGCTTACTCAGATCAGCACTGCCGATCATTCATATACTGCAGGAACAAATGAAGCCCTTGTATGGAATGGAGTACTCACCTCAAATGTCTCTGAAGATCTTTCTTTGGGCGCTTTGACCTTCGAGAATGTTGAAACTGGTAATGCGGGAAAACTTTCTTTATGTCATCTTTTCCGTCGTGATGGAAATGAATCAGCATTCTTTGATCTCGGAGGAGTTTCACTTGATGCGAACAATCATTTTGTTTCCTCTGCGGAAGGATCTCAAATTCGTGCAAAAGCACATGTGGAATTAAGGGTTCTTTGCGATGTTTCAGCAGATGTTTCTGAGACAAATACCGTGCAGCTGAATCTTAATGCAGCAGAGAGTGCATTTGAGAATGCTGCTGGTGAAGTTCGTCATCTAAAAAATGATCCAACGACACGAGGATGGAAAAATTACCTGCATGAGTAA
- a CDS encoding bile acid:sodium symporter yields the protein MKLSFSQISSFLEQYFWIVFFLGFLLGIFFPEYGKNGIFVLNGILFVILFLVFFRIDTSEVLRQVKKPILLIYLTILFLIVFPVAVFLISEKFFPDFALALLLISAVPPGVSTPVLTDFVKGNIPLSLAILVIQHLVLPFTLPPLFFLLSGVHVEIPLMDMFQRLVILIFLPILAAEICKKIFPPMFSKTIRTHGKSINIIFLFFLFYFVAAPYSEYFFRDFSGIWKQLLLLFPLFLIFHCFGYFSYFWGNFSDKVTVSISKTYMNNGIAIVLAANFFPPEVVFFAVLSEFPWILMMFPFRWIVERTKEKLNKN from the coding sequence ATGAAACTTTCTTTTTCTCAAATATCATCCTTTCTTGAACAGTATTTTTGGATAGTATTTTTTCTCGGATTTCTCCTCGGCATTTTCTTTCCGGAATACGGAAAAAACGGCATATTTGTTCTCAATGGGATTCTTTTTGTAATTTTATTTTTAGTATTTTTTCGAATCGATACTTCGGAAGTTTTGCGTCAGGTCAAAAAGCCGATACTTCTCATTTACCTCACCATTCTCTTCCTTATTGTTTTTCCTGTCGCTGTATTCCTCATTTCGGAGAAATTTTTTCCGGATTTTGCTTTGGCACTTCTTCTTATTTCTGCAGTGCCTCCCGGAGTCTCGACACCGGTTCTCACAGACTTTGTAAAGGGAAATATTCCTTTGTCCTTAGCAATTCTTGTGATTCAGCATCTTGTGCTCCCATTCACTCTTCCTCCTCTTTTCTTTTTGCTTTCCGGTGTTCATGTGGAGATTCCTCTCATGGATATGTTTCAGAGGCTTGTAATCCTTATTTTTCTTCCGATCCTAGCAGCGGAAATATGTAAAAAAATTTTCCCGCCAATGTTTTCAAAAACAATCCGAACACATGGGAAAAGCATAAACATCATATTCCTCTTTTTTCTTTTTTATTTTGTTGCAGCTCCTTATTCAGAATATTTTTTCCGTGATTTCTCCGGAATTTGGAAACAACTTTTGCTCCTTTTTCCACTCTTTCTGATCTTTCATTGTTTTGGATATTTTTCGTATTTTTGGGGCAATTTCTCAGATAAAGTTACGGTTTCCATATCGAAAACATATATGAATAATGGTATTGCAATTGTTCTCGCGGCGAACTTTTTTCCACCAGAAGTTGTATTTTTCGCTGTCCTTTCTGAATTTCCTTGGATTCTTATGATGTTTCCATTTCGGTGGATAGTCGAACGAACAAAAGAAAAATTAAATAAAAATTAA